From a region of the Impatiens glandulifera chromosome 4, dImpGla2.1, whole genome shotgun sequence genome:
- the LOC124935680 gene encoding probable mitochondrial import inner membrane translocase subunit TIM21, translating to MLRRCSDKTAAYLFRVSNTQKKFNIRGQEDSSFFIPRIHSNVSAAVHPAKISIETSLSTKTKGLLGGKQIRESITRLQLSSQICRNRVADISYPLSFRTFASQASGKQRRDPSQTKKEVSKVEDPFDAPTYHIPEKPVSFTEGASYSLIILAGLGVAAAAGYAVFKELIFQPKEYKIFDKALERIQNDSQVRVRIGHPITGYGQESRNRAARQRIPNKIWTDEEGVEHVEVNFYIRGPSGAGKVYTEMFKDKADKQWKFTFLVVEITSPSRAQLMLESYMPA from the exons ATGTTACGAAGATGCAGCGACAAAACTGCGGCGTATCTTTTCAGGGTTAGTAATACCCAGAAGAAATTCAACATCAGAGGACAGGAAGATTCTTCCTTTTTCATCCCAAGGATCCATTCAAACGTTTCTGCTGCAGTGCATCCAGCGAAAATTTCTATTGAAACAAGTTTATCAACTAAGACCAAG GGCTTGCTTGGAGGGAAGCAGATTAGAGAATCTATAACGCGTTTGCAGTTATCATCCCAGATATGTAGAAATCGTGTGGCCGACATCAGTTATCCCTTGTCTTTTAGAACCTTTGCATCACAGGCTTCTGGAAAACAGAGAAGAGATCCATCGCAG ACTAAGAAAGAAGTTTCAAAAGTTGAGGATCCCTTTGATGCCCCTACATACCATATCCCTGAAAAACCTGTGTCATTCACTGAGGGAGCTTCTTACAGCCTTATTATTCTAGCTGGGCTGGGAGTAGCTGCCGCTGCAGGATATGCTGTTTTCAAGGAGCTAATATTTCAACCCAAAGA GTACAAAATATTTGACAAGGCTCTGGAAAGGATACAAAATGATAGTCAG GTGAGGGTTAGAATTGGTCATCCTATAACAGGCTATGGCCAGGAAAGCAGAAATCGTGCAGCTCGTCAAAGAATCCCAAATAAAATATGGACCGATGAAGAAGGCGTTGAACATGTTGAG GTGAATTTCTACATCCGTGGCCCTAGCGGAGCTGGAAAAGTCTATACGGAAATGTTCAAAGACAAAGCCGACAAACAATGGAAGTTCACATTTTTGGTGGTCGAAATCACTTCACCTTCTCGTGCACAGTTAATGCTCGAGTCTTACATGCCTGCTTAA
- the LOC124934320 gene encoding calmodulin-binding protein 60 A-like isoform X2: MCKNLFEMKTLESLVRKVVKEEIDMALKKHFGSMKWKSEEEMSSKESRSLKLKFINSISLPVFTGARIDSEDSKALRVALLDLSTDQIVHSGPGSSAKVEIVVLEGYFDADVESSNWTPEEFSNNVVRERVGKKPLLYGDTCLKLKEGVGLVGDILFTDNSSWTRSRKFRLGARIMDNVDGVRVREAMSESFVVKDHRGELYKKHHPPSLTDDVWRLEKIGKDGAFHKRLSKEKIHTVRDFLRLLNLNPARLKNIFGGGMSSKMWQVTVEHACTCLIGEALYHYYPPGSQQKKRGVVFNIVGQVTGLFIDCHYNPVHKLSEIEKDECQRLVESAFEHWEDVTSYDNESSVLDPSNSNSGCSSKMSTRMVIDDGFLLPTHSPYSSSSIIDIHGLDDFKFHDIDMDLRLDEPPLGTTTFSCEDGYLQYLNTDDTLQTQNSKFILSQTGAFAQRKWKMLFSVIRFFSVRRIVGKRDKL, encoded by the exons GTAAAAGAAGAAATTGATATGGCTTTGAAGAAGCATTTTGGTAGTATGAAGTG GAAATCCGAGGAGGAGATGTCTTCTAAGGAATCAAGAAGCTTGAAGTTGAAATTCATAAATAGTATCTCTCTTCCAGTATTCACCGGGGCTCGTATTGACAGTGAAGACTCTAAGGCCTTGAGAGTAGCTTTACTTGATTTGTCTACTGATCAAATTGTTCACTCTGGGCCAGGATCATCTGCAAAGGTGGAAATTGTTGTCCTTGAAGGATATTTTGATGCTGATGTTGAAAGTAGTAATTGGACACCTGAAGAGTTTAGTAACAATGTTGTTCGAGAACGGGTAGGGAAGAAGCCTCTTCTTTATGGAGATACATGTTTGAAACTTAAAGAGGGTGTTGGCTTGGTTggagatattttatttactgACAACTCAAGCTGGACCAGAAGTCGTAAATTTAGATTGGGGGCAAGGATCATGGATAATGTTGATGGAGTAAGAGTAAGAGAGGCAATGTCCGAATCCTTTGTAGTCAAAGATCATCGTGGTGAAT TGTACAAGAAGCACCACCCTCCGTCTCTGACTGATGACGTATGGAGATTAGAGAAAATTGGCAAAGACGGAGCTTTCCACAAGCGCCTGAGTAAAGAAAAAATACACACCGTCAGAGACTTTCTGAGGTTGCTCAATTTAAACCCTGCAAGgcttaaaaat ATCTTTGGCGGGGGTATGTCTTCGAAAATGTGGCAAGTTACGGTTGAACACGCTTGCACATGCTTAATTGGTGAAGCATTGTATCATTACTATCCGCCTGGATCACAGCAGAAGAAGCGAGGGGTGGTTTTCAATATTGTGGGACAAGTCACTGGGCTATTTATCGATTGCCATTATAACCCAGTTCATAAACTTTCAGAGATTGAAAAG GATGAATGCCAAAGATTAGTGGAATCTGCATTTGAACATTGGGAGGATGTAACTAGCTACGATAACGAAAGCTCTGTGTTAGATCCATCCAACAGCAATTCTGGTTGTAGCAGTAAAATGTCAACTAGAATGGTCATCGACGATGGGTTTCTACTACCAACACATTCACCCTACTCCTCATCCTCAATCATTGATATCCATGGTTTAGATGACTTCAAATTCCATGACATAGATATGGATCTTAGACTCGATGAACCTCCTCTAGGAACAACAACCTTCTCATGTGAAGATGGGTACTTACAGTATTTAAATACCGATGATACCCTTCAAACCCAAAATTCGAAGTTTATCTTGTCTCAGACAGGAGCTTTTGCACAGAGGAAATGGAAAATGTTATTTAGTGTCATCAGGTTCTTCTCGGTAAGAAGGATTGTTGGCAAAAGAGATAAATTGTAG
- the LOC124935749 gene encoding ubiquinol-cytochrome-c reductase complex assembly factor 1 translates to MLRKCGVSAAAHLYRRSIQKNLYIGREESLYSIFSCRSHSNVAAAAAVHPTTHSHETSSSTKTEVNLNKMFWAKPCSLALSSDSPFRVDDPKYEGFKHTVMKLLLFYSKQSRSIRGANVVYQRIISQIDKPAIYDVFSLEKNFKTTFSLLILHMWFCLHRFKQEGKEGVEFGQYLYEIYNHDVELRVSKAGVNLLLITWMKDLEKIFYGNIVAYDKAIAPEAKQDELQIVLWRNIFSDDGSSKPSGAGLLAVQAMSRYVRMESTCMSLTDKEALFSGNFQFTSLKNLKPDTEGLQK, encoded by the exons ATGTTGCGAAAATGCGGCGTAAGCGCTGCGGCGCACTTGTATAGGAGGAGTATACAGAAGAACTTATACATCGGGAGAGAGGAAAGTTTATACTCCATTTTCAGCTGTCGAAGCCATTCAAatgttgctgctgctgctgcagtGCATCCCACCACTCATTCTCACGAAACAAGTTCATCAACCAAGACGGAG GTGAATTTGAATAAGATGTTCTGGGCTAAACCCTGCTCATTAGCATTGAGCTCAGACTCCCCCTTTAGAGTTGATGATCCAAAGTATGAGGGATTTAAACATACTGTTATGAAGCTTCTGCTGTTCTATAGTAAACAAAGCAGGTCCATTCGGGGAGCAAACGTGGTTTACCAACGtatcatttctcaaattgatAAGCCTGCAATCTATGATG TATTTAGCTTGGAGAAGAATTTCAAGACTACATTCTCTTTGCTCATACTTCACATGTGGTTTTGTTTGCACCGCTTCAAACAAGAGGGAAAAGAAGGCGTTGAGTTTGGACAGTATCTCTATGAGATATATAACCATGATGTGGAGCTAAGAGTTTCGAAGGCTGGG GTTAATCTGCTTTTGATAACATGGATGAAAGATTTGGAGAAGATTTTCTATGGAAATATTGTTGCTTATGATAAAGCAATTGCTCCAGAAGCTAAACAGGATGAGTTGCAAATTGTCTTGTGGAG GAATATCTTCTCAGATGATGGCTCATCTAAACCAAGTGGTGCAGGACTGCTTGCAGTTCAG GCTATGTCAAGGTATGTTAGGATGGAATCAACTTGCATGTCATTAACAG ACAAAGAGGCATTGTTTTCTGGGAACTTTCAATTCACATCACTGAAGAACTTGAAGCCAGATACTGAAGGTTTGCAGAAATGA
- the LOC124934320 gene encoding calmodulin-binding protein 60 A-like isoform X3: protein MSSKESRSLKLKFINSISLPVFTGARIDSEDSKALRVALLDLSTDQIVHSGPGSSAKVEIVVLEGYFDADVESSNWTPEEFSNNVVRERVGKKPLLYGDTCLKLKEGVGLVGDILFTDNSSWTRSRKFRLGARIMDNVDGVRVREAMSESFVVKDHRGELYKKHHPPSLTDDVWRLEKIGKDGAFHKRLSKEKIHTVRDFLRLLNLNPARLKNIFGGGMSSKMWQVTVEHACTCLIGEALYHYYPPGSQQKKRGVVFNIVGQVTGLFIDCHYNPVHKLSEIEKDECQRLVESAFEHWEDVTSYDNESSVLDPSNSNSGCSSKMSTRMVIDDGFLLPTHSPYSSSSIIDIHGLDDFKFHDIDMDLRLDEPPLGTTTFSCEDGYLQYLNTDDTLQTQNSKFILSQTGAFAQRKWKMLFSVIRFFSVRRIVGKRDKL from the exons ATGTCTTCTAAGGAATCAAGAAGCTTGAAGTTGAAATTCATAAATAGTATCTCTCTTCCAGTATTCACCGGGGCTCGTATTGACAGTGAAGACTCTAAGGCCTTGAGAGTAGCTTTACTTGATTTGTCTACTGATCAAATTGTTCACTCTGGGCCAGGATCATCTGCAAAGGTGGAAATTGTTGTCCTTGAAGGATATTTTGATGCTGATGTTGAAAGTAGTAATTGGACACCTGAAGAGTTTAGTAACAATGTTGTTCGAGAACGGGTAGGGAAGAAGCCTCTTCTTTATGGAGATACATGTTTGAAACTTAAAGAGGGTGTTGGCTTGGTTggagatattttatttactgACAACTCAAGCTGGACCAGAAGTCGTAAATTTAGATTGGGGGCAAGGATCATGGATAATGTTGATGGAGTAAGAGTAAGAGAGGCAATGTCCGAATCCTTTGTAGTCAAAGATCATCGTGGTGAAT TGTACAAGAAGCACCACCCTCCGTCTCTGACTGATGACGTATGGAGATTAGAGAAAATTGGCAAAGACGGAGCTTTCCACAAGCGCCTGAGTAAAGAAAAAATACACACCGTCAGAGACTTTCTGAGGTTGCTCAATTTAAACCCTGCAAGgcttaaaaat ATCTTTGGCGGGGGTATGTCTTCGAAAATGTGGCAAGTTACGGTTGAACACGCTTGCACATGCTTAATTGGTGAAGCATTGTATCATTACTATCCGCCTGGATCACAGCAGAAGAAGCGAGGGGTGGTTTTCAATATTGTGGGACAAGTCACTGGGCTATTTATCGATTGCCATTATAACCCAGTTCATAAACTTTCAGAGATTGAAAAG GATGAATGCCAAAGATTAGTGGAATCTGCATTTGAACATTGGGAGGATGTAACTAGCTACGATAACGAAAGCTCTGTGTTAGATCCATCCAACAGCAATTCTGGTTGTAGCAGTAAAATGTCAACTAGAATGGTCATCGACGATGGGTTTCTACTACCAACACATTCACCCTACTCCTCATCCTCAATCATTGATATCCATGGTTTAGATGACTTCAAATTCCATGACATAGATATGGATCTTAGACTCGATGAACCTCCTCTAGGAACAACAACCTTCTCATGTGAAGATGGGTACTTACAGTATTTAAATACCGATGATACCCTTCAAACCCAAAATTCGAAGTTTATCTTGTCTCAGACAGGAGCTTTTGCACAGAGGAAATGGAAAATGTTATTTAGTGTCATCAGGTTCTTCTCGGTAAGAAGGATTGTTGGCAAAAGAGATAAATTGTAG